One window of Rhinoraja longicauda isolate Sanriku21f chromosome 9, sRhiLon1.1, whole genome shotgun sequence genomic DNA carries:
- the LOC144596652 gene encoding cystatin-like isoform X1 translates to MGMRAVLVTALAAALVAALAGRARACGKAMLNAGLGRESAPSPPLGTPTDISVDNANVVKAANFAIAKYNMKSNDVYLYRSQRLVSAKQQMVSGVMFYIEMYIGKTECRKTGTEKADSCAFVSPMEVLHCNFKVLTVPWKDECSLISDTCSSIQ, encoded by the exons ATGGGCATGAGGGCGGTGCTGGTGACAGCGTTGGCGGCGGCGCTGGTGGCGGCGCTGGCCGGTCGCGCACGCGCGTGCGGTAAGGCGATGTTGAACGCGGGGCTCGGGAGGGAGTCGGCGCCGTCGCCGCCCCTGGGCACGCCCACTGACATCTCGGTGGACAACGCCAACGTGGTGAAGGCCGCCAACTTCGCCATCGCCAAGTACAACATGAAGAGCAACGACGTCTACCTCTACAGATCCCAGAGGCTGGTGTCCGCCAAGCAGCAG ATGGTTAGTGGTGTGATGTTCTACATTGAAATGTATATTGGGAAAACAGAATGCCGGAAAACTGGAACTGAAAAGGCGGATAGCTGTGCTTTTGTTTCACCGATGGAG GTACTACATTGCAACTTTAAAGTTCTCACAGTCCCTTGGAAGGACGAATGTTCTTTGATAAGTGATACATGCTCATCAATCCAGTGA
- the LOC144596652 gene encoding cystatin-like isoform X2 codes for MGMRAVLVTALAAALVAALAGRARACGKAMLNAGLGRESAPSPPLGTPTDISVDNANVVKAANFAIAKYNMKSNDVYLYRSQRLVSAKQQMVSGVMFYIEMYIGKTECRKTGTEKADSCAFVSPMEVPPLTLRKL; via the exons ATGGGCATGAGGGCGGTGCTGGTGACAGCGTTGGCGGCGGCGCTGGTGGCGGCGCTGGCCGGTCGCGCACGCGCGTGCGGTAAGGCGATGTTGAACGCGGGGCTCGGGAGGGAGTCGGCGCCGTCGCCGCCCCTGGGCACGCCCACTGACATCTCGGTGGACAACGCCAACGTGGTGAAGGCCGCCAACTTCGCCATCGCCAAGTACAACATGAAGAGCAACGACGTCTACCTCTACAGATCCCAGAGGCTGGTGTCCGCCAAGCAGCAG ATGGTTAGTGGTGTGATGTTCTACATTGAAATGTATATTGGGAAAACAGAATGCCGGAAAACTGGAACTGAAAAGGCGGATAGCTGTGCTTTTGTTTCACCGATGGAG